Proteins found in one Flavobacterium channae genomic segment:
- a CDS encoding phosphoenolpyruvate carboxylase — translation MYTLPKIERFNQSVASKYNIYNSVFITLPFDEINNTGVLLPLFAEVCENGFKNHHSPEEIFDTFVSKYLDNPTQHEKETLMFRFIQYIERQVVLFDAIEDAAFAVVNNLEGRGSLRDMKENAEQKNKQADLKEFLNSFKIRTVLTAHPTQFYPGSVLGIITDLTEAIRLNDLNSIKELLAQLGKTPFIKKEKPTPFDEAVSLIWYLENVFYETAGAMMQYIQKNILNGELPKNDILNLGFWPGGDRDGNPFVTTEITLKVADRLRTSILKSYYTDIRKLKRKLTFLGVDTIIAEIESKLYRSVFYSQGELFISLEELNQKLLEVKQLVTEKHQSLYIDEIDLLLNKLNLFGFHFATLDIRQNSKIHAKFFDAIIANKKSSFPENYKSLTENEKIQFLSDVSSNLEVTDFDDEMVKSTIGSIRAMKTIQENNGERACNRYIISNNESALHVFETLSMFHLCGWQNPTVDIVPLFESVDDLEKADQVMEKLYTNPTYAKHLQQRGNEQTIMLGFSDGTKDGGYLMANWGIYKAKEALTAISRKYDIKVVFFDGRGGPPARGGGKTNKFYASLGPTIENQQIQLTVQGQTISSNFGTLDSCRYNLENLLSAGASNQVFTKTENELTAEEKVVLQKLSEISYQKYVDFKNHEMFVPYLERMSTLNYYAKTNIGSRPSKRNASDKLNFADLRAIPFVGSWSQLKQNVPGFYGVGTALKIYEENNEWQKVSDLYHNSLFFKTLIENSMMALSKSFFPLTAYMKNDKEFGEFWQLIYTEFLETKRLLLKLSGYKELMENYPDGKASVELREKIVLPLLTIQQYALLKIKELKESKNPDEKQIEVYEKIVTRSLFGNINASRNSA, via the coding sequence ATGTATACGCTTCCAAAAATTGAGCGATTTAATCAAAGTGTCGCTTCAAAATACAACATTTATAACAGTGTTTTTATCACTTTACCTTTCGACGAAATTAACAACACCGGTGTTTTGTTGCCTTTGTTTGCAGAGGTTTGCGAAAATGGATTTAAAAACCATCATAGCCCAGAAGAGATTTTTGACACATTTGTTTCAAAATATTTAGACAATCCAACACAGCACGAAAAGGAAACGTTGATGTTCCGTTTTATTCAATATATAGAAAGACAAGTTGTTCTTTTTGATGCTATTGAAGATGCAGCTTTTGCTGTTGTGAATAATTTGGAAGGAAGAGGTTCGCTTCGTGATATGAAAGAAAATGCGGAACAAAAAAACAAACAAGCCGATTTAAAAGAATTTTTAAATAGTTTTAAAATACGAACTGTTTTAACAGCGCATCCCACACAATTTTACCCAGGTTCAGTTTTGGGAATTATAACCGACTTAACCGAAGCTATCCGACTAAACGATTTAAATTCTATAAAAGAATTATTGGCGCAATTAGGAAAAACACCTTTTATTAAAAAAGAAAAACCTACGCCTTTTGATGAAGCGGTTAGTTTAATATGGTATTTGGAAAATGTATTTTATGAAACAGCTGGTGCCATGATGCAATACATCCAAAAGAACATTTTAAATGGCGAATTACCTAAAAACGACATTTTAAATCTTGGTTTTTGGCCTGGTGGCGATAGAGACGGAAATCCTTTTGTTACCACGGAAATCACTTTAAAAGTTGCTGATCGTTTACGAACTTCTATCTTAAAAAGTTATTATACTGATATTAGAAAATTAAAACGAAAACTTACTTTCTTAGGAGTCGATACCATAATCGCGGAAATTGAAAGCAAGTTGTATCGTTCTGTTTTTTATTCTCAGGGTGAATTATTTATTTCATTAGAAGAATTAAATCAAAAGTTATTAGAAGTAAAGCAATTGGTAACCGAAAAGCATCAGTCGTTATATATTGATGAAATCGATTTATTATTGAACAAATTAAATTTATTTGGTTTCCATTTTGCAACATTAGATATTCGTCAGAACAGTAAAATTCATGCAAAATTTTTTGATGCTATCATTGCTAACAAAAAATCAAGTTTCCCTGAAAATTACAAGAGCTTAACCGAAAACGAGAAAATACAATTTTTATCAGATGTTTCGTCTAATTTAGAAGTTACTGATTTTGATGACGAAATGGTAAAATCAACTATCGGATCAATTCGAGCAATGAAAACCATACAAGAAAATAATGGAGAAAGAGCTTGTAATCGATACATCATTAGTAATAACGAAAGTGCTTTGCATGTTTTCGAAACTCTAAGTATGTTCCATTTGTGTGGTTGGCAAAACCCTACAGTTGATATTGTACCACTTTTTGAATCGGTAGACGATTTAGAAAAAGCGGATCAGGTAATGGAAAAATTGTATACCAATCCTACTTATGCCAAACATTTACAACAACGCGGAAATGAACAAACCATTATGCTAGGTTTTTCCGATGGAACAAAAGATGGTGGTTATTTAATGGCCAATTGGGGTATATACAAAGCAAAAGAAGCACTAACTGCAATTTCAAGAAAATATGATATTAAGGTAGTGTTTTTTGATGGTCGTGGTGGACCTCCAGCTCGTGGTGGTGGTAAAACCAATAAGTTTTATGCTTCTTTAGGTCCAACGATTGAAAACCAACAAATTCAACTTACGGTTCAAGGGCAAACCATTAGTTCTAATTTTGGAACCTTAGATTCTTGTCGTTATAATTTAGAGAATTTATTAAGTGCTGGAGCAAGTAATCAGGTATTTACTAAAACCGAAAATGAGTTAACGGCTGAAGAAAAAGTAGTTTTACAAAAACTTTCAGAAATTAGCTATCAGAAATACGTTGATTTTAAAAATCACGAGATGTTTGTGCCTTATTTGGAACGAATGAGTACGTTGAATTATTACGCAAAAACCAATATTGGAAGTCGCCCTTCAAAAAGAAATGCTTCTGATAAATTGAATTTTGCCGATTTAAGAGCCATTCCTTTTGTAGGTTCGTGGAGTCAATTGAAGCAAAACGTTCCTGGTTTTTATGGCGTAGGAACAGCTTTGAAAATTTATGAAGAAAACAACGAATGGCAAAAAGTTTCCGATTTATACCACAATTCGTTATTCTTTAAAACCCTTATAGAAAACAGTATGATGGCATTGAGCAAATCGTTCTTTCCGTTAACTGCTTATATGAAAAACGACAAAGAGTTTGGCGAATTTTGGCAACTGATTTACACCGAGTTTTTAGAAACCAAACGTTTGTTATTAAAACTTTCGGGATACAAAGAACTAATGGAAAACTATCCAGACGGGAAAGCTTCCGTTGAACTTCGTGAGAAAATCGTGTTACCTCTTTTAACCA
- the dprA gene encoding DNA-processing protein DprA: MTQSDLYYTLALMQVEGVGDVIAKKLIQNCGNAAEVFASKKSHLQTIDGIGSVVIKNLQDKSVFAKAESELQFISKENISTTYFQSENYPERLKHCFDCPVLLFQAGNIDLQNRRIISIVGTRQITTYGMEFTKRLIEDITPLNPIIVSGFAYGVDIYAHQIAMDCGLQTIGVLAHGLNQIYPKVHKKYMVKMEQNGGFLTEFWSTSKPDKENFIKRNRIVAGISEATIVIESAEKGGSLVTANLANEYNRDVFAVPGRISDKYSQGCNNLIKTQRANLLSSAADLVYILNWELQRESQKVVQKQLFITLTEEEQTIYNYLQRTGKELMDIIALECDFPIYKISTILLNMELKGIIRPLPGKMFELV; encoded by the coding sequence ATGACACAGTCAGATTTGTACTACACGCTTGCGTTGATGCAAGTGGAAGGAGTGGGCGATGTAATCGCTAAAAAACTCATCCAAAATTGCGGAAATGCCGCTGAAGTTTTTGCTTCAAAAAAATCACATCTTCAAACAATTGACGGAATTGGTTCGGTCGTAATCAAAAATTTGCAAGACAAATCGGTTTTTGCAAAAGCAGAATCAGAGTTACAATTCATTTCCAAAGAAAATATTTCTACTACGTATTTTCAATCAGAAAATTATCCCGAAAGATTAAAACATTGCTTTGATTGTCCTGTTCTTTTGTTTCAAGCAGGGAATATCGATTTACAAAATCGAAGAATAATCAGTATTGTAGGAACGCGCCAAATTACAACCTATGGGATGGAGTTTACCAAAAGACTAATTGAAGATATTACGCCATTAAATCCAATCATTGTAAGCGGTTTTGCTTATGGAGTTGATATTTATGCACATCAAATAGCGATGGATTGTGGATTGCAAACAATAGGTGTTTTGGCGCACGGATTGAATCAAATTTATCCTAAAGTACATAAAAAGTACATGGTAAAAATGGAACAAAATGGCGGTTTTTTAACTGAATTTTGGAGTACGAGCAAGCCAGATAAAGAAAATTTTATAAAAAGAAATAGAATAGTGGCAGGTATTAGCGAAGCTACTATTGTTATAGAAAGTGCCGAAAAAGGAGGTTCGTTGGTTACGGCAAATTTGGCTAACGAATACAACCGAGATGTTTTTGCAGTACCTGGGAGAATTTCAGACAAATACAGTCAAGGTTGTAATAATTTGATTAAAACACAGCGAGCTAATCTACTTTCTTCAGCGGCAGATTTGGTTTATATCCTTAATTGGGAATTACAACGCGAATCACAAAAAGTAGTACAAAAACAATTATTCATTACATTAACCGAAGAGGAGCAAACCATTTACAATTATCTTCAAAGAACGGGAAAAGAACTTATGGATATTATTGCACTAGAATGCGATTTTCCTATTTACAAGATTTCCACCATTTTATTAAATATGGAACTAAAAGGAATTATTAGACCATTACCAGGAAAGATGTTTGAGTTGGTGTAA
- a CDS encoding HU domain-containing protein, translated as MQIEKHISDLLYRYQCVTVPGFGAFLTETVSANVTGSASSFFPPKKVVSFNVNVKNNDGLLVNHVALQEKMSYELAVVKIGDVVNEWTYLLQNRNRVVLKNIGEISVNNEMNWVFEPANTVNYLTDSFGLTPFVSPEITREILKQEVEALEEKTPIIFTPERKKDYSYLKYAAIFVVMLGAGGFGYKTYYDQQIETKTLAVQKNVQEKVQQQIQEATFVISAPVEAVELSVAAPVEEKMPYHLVAGAYRSEVNANKAIAELKAAGFENAKMLPINKHNLYPVVYGSFKNLNEAQTERKNIQKSHNAEAWLLIE; from the coding sequence ATGCAGATAGAAAAACACATATCCGACTTATTATATCGTTATCAGTGCGTTACTGTTCCTGGCTTTGGTGCGTTTTTAACCGAAACTGTGTCCGCTAACGTTACTGGAAGCGCAAGTTCGTTTTTTCCACCTAAAAAAGTGGTTTCGTTTAATGTGAATGTAAAAAACAATGATGGTTTATTGGTAAATCATGTGGCATTACAAGAAAAAATGTCATACGAATTAGCCGTAGTCAAAATTGGTGATGTGGTGAACGAATGGACGTATTTGTTACAAAACCGCAATCGTGTGGTGTTGAAAAACATTGGCGAAATTTCGGTTAACAATGAAATGAATTGGGTTTTTGAACCGGCGAATACGGTAAACTATTTAACAGATTCTTTTGGATTAACTCCTTTTGTTTCTCCAGAAATTACAAGAGAAATTTTAAAACAAGAAGTAGAAGCTTTAGAAGAAAAAACTCCGATTATTTTTACTCCTGAAAGAAAGAAAGATTACTCGTATTTGAAATATGCTGCTATTTTTGTGGTGATGTTGGGCGCTGGTGGTTTTGGATATAAAACGTATTACGATCAACAAATTGAGACTAAAACTTTAGCGGTTCAGAAAAACGTACAAGAAAAAGTACAACAACAAATTCAAGAAGCGACTTTTGTAATTAGCGCTCCGGTTGAAGCCGTTGAATTAAGTGTAGCTGCTCCAGTTGAAGAAAAAATGCCTTATCATTTGGTAGCTGGTGCTTATAGAAGTGAAGTGAATGCTAACAAAGCTATTGCCGAATTAAAAGCCGCTGGTTTTGAAAATGCTAAGATGCTTCCTATAAACAAACACAATTTATATCCTGTGGTTTACGGAAGTTTCAAAAACTTAAACGAGGCTCAAACTGAAAGAAAAAACATTCAAAAATCGCACAATGCGGAAGCTTGGTTGTTAATCGAATAA